From Brassica oleracea var. oleracea cultivar TO1000 chromosome C3, BOL, whole genome shotgun sequence, a single genomic window includes:
- the LOC106329250 gene encoding cytochrome P450 704C1-like produces the protein MEEILATIAIALAATIFIVLSFSIYLTIRIFTGKSIRNKAYSPVHATVFDLLFHSQELYDYQTELARKKPTFRFLSPGQSEIFTADARNVEHILKTRFDNYSKGHSSRENLADLLGHGIFAVDGDKWRQQRKLASFEFSTRILRDFSCSVFRTNACKLVGFVSEFALSGKSFDAQDMLMRYTLESIFKVGFGVELKCLDEFSKEGEEFMEGFDEGNVATSLRFIDPLWKLKRFLNIGSQARLKKSIATIDKFVYRLITTKRKELGREQNTAVREDILSRFLVESEKDPENMNDKYLRDIISNFMIAGKDTTAASLS, from the exons ATGGAGGAGATTTTAGCGACCATAGCCATCGCACTAGCAGCCACGATCTTCATCGTTCTGTCATTCTCAATCTACCTAACGATCAGAATCTTCACCGGAAAGTCTATACGCAACAAGGCGTACTCTCCAGTGCACGCCACGGTCTTTGACCTCTTATTCCACAGCCAAGAGTTATACGATTACCAGACGGAGCTCGCTAGGAAGAAGCCAACCTTCAGGTTCTTGAGTCCCGGACAGAGCGAGATATTCACTGCAGATGCTCGCAACGTGGAGCATATTCTCAAGACAAGATTCGATAACTACAGCAAAGGACACAGCAGTCGTGAGAATCTTGCGGATCTTTTGGGACATGGAATCTTCGCTGTTGATGGAGATAAATGGAGACAGCAGAGAAAGCTCGCTAGCTTTGAGTTCTCTACTAGAATTTTGAGAGACTTTAGCTGCTCTGTTTTTAGGACAAATGCATGTAAACTTGTTGGTTTTGTCTCTGAATTTGCTCTCTCTGGAAAATCATTTGATGCTCAA GATATGTTGATGAGATATACACTGGAGTCTATCTTCAAAGTAGGGTTTGGTGTGGAG TTAAAATGTTTGGATGAATTTAGCAAAGAAGGGGAAGAGTTCATGGAAGGTTTTGATGAAGGTAACGTTGCAACTAGTTTAAGATTCATCGATCCTCTCTGGAAGCTGAAACGGTTTCTCAACATCGGATCACAAGCTAGACTCAAGAAGAGTATTGCTACTATAGACAAGTTTGTCTATAGACTAATTACCACTAAGAGAAAAGAACTTGGCAGGGAACAGAACACT GCTGTTAGAGAGGATATACTATCAAGATTTCTAGTGGAGAGTGAGAAAGATCCGGAGAACATGAATGATAAGTACCTAAGGGACATAATCTCGAACTTTATGATTGCTGGAAAGGATACAACCGCTGCATCTCTCTCTTAG
- the LOC106329968 gene encoding cytochrome P450 704C1-like — protein sequence MCKNPLVQEKILQEIRDVTSSHERTTDVNGFVQSINEEALDQMQYLHAALSETLRLYPPVPVDMRCAENDDILADGHRVKRGDNVYYLAYAMGRMTYVWGQDAEEFKPERWLKDGGFQPESPFKFISFHAGPRICLGKDFAYRQMKTVSMVLLHFFRFKMADEKSNVRYKRMLTLHIEGGLHLHAIPRTST from the exons ATGTGCAAGAACCCACTTGTTCAGGAGAAGATCTTACAAGAGATCAGAGATGTGACATCAAGTCACGAGAGAACAACCGATGTAAACGGTTTCGTTCAGAGTATAAATGAAGAGGCTCTTGATCAGATGCAGTATCTCCATGCAGCCTTGTCTGAGACCTTGAGGCTTTACCCTCCTGTGCCTGTG GACATGAGGTGTGCAGAGAATGATGACATACTCGCAGATGGACATAGAGTGAAGAGAGGGGATAATGTCTACTACTTGGCCTATGCAATGGGAAGGATGACTTATGTATGGGGACAAGATGCTGAGGAGTTTAAGCCAGAGAGATGGCTCAAGGATGGCGGGTTCCAACCAGAATCACCATTCAAATTCATAAGCTTTCAT GCTGGTCCAAGAATCTGTCTTGGCAAGGATTTCGCATACCGGCAAATGAAGACAGTATCGATGGTACTTCTTCACTTCTTTCGCTTCAAAATGGCTGATGAGAAGAGTAACGTGCGTTACAAGAGAATGCTTACGCTTCATATTGAAGGAGGACTCCATCTCCATGCAATCCCAAGGACAAGCACTTGA
- the LOC106329251 gene encoding histone deacetylase complex subunit SAP18-like gives MKFKSTLGKMPIFVKEVSVAARRRDARLSFAFVYPDKNGRFIVRQVGQTMSYPNRKQPDDSKTLADLHFEIGDYLDVAIY, from the exons ATGAAGTTCAAATCTACACTTGGAAAGATGCCAATCTTC GTCAAAGAAGTTTCTGTAGCGGCTAGGAGAAGAGACGCGAGATTATCTTTTGCGTTTGTTTATCCTGACAAGAATGGCCGGTTTATTGTCAGACAG GTTGGTCAGACGATGTCTTATCCAAACCGAAAACAACCAGACGACAGTAAAACACTCGCTGACCTTCATTTTGAG ATTGGAGATTATCTGGATGTAGCAATCTACTAG